The segment tattacaaaatgtttcCAGTATTattatctcgaaaataaataattgtcttTGTCGGTAACTCATTATGTCCTAAATACATCTCTCCcacattattaatacaataataaaccaTGTTTATATTGACATTAGTAGGGCCATACAcattatcgaaatttttaGTTTGCCTATTTTTGGTTTATTTCAGTTTCAACGCGTGTTACTAACTGCTCTGCCGCGCTGCCATCTGAACAGTAAAGTTGCagcaattttattgattatttgtatACAGCTATAGGACATACACTAACTCGATAtcgttcgtttttttttctttttcaaaattaatatttatacagaaaataaaatttttaattatttagcttAAAgtcataaaatactttattaacgGGATCCACCAATTATCATTTTACACAATTCTGTATCTATATTCATATAGTTTTATCTTTACAGTGATAGAactgcttattattattagttgaaTTACAGTTTTGCCCATTTGTAGCATCTGGACTTTATTATCCAGAGTTTATTATGTCAACTTAATCAGAAGTCTATATGAGTAAGTGATTGGAATCGAATTCAGGACCAACAGCCCTTGTTTTTATCACAATGAGatacattaaatttctcttccatatacatataaaactcaaatctatttttttctttctatattcATTGAGCTAAACTACCAAtgattaacatataatatttattcttattcttataagaataatataaatagtataaattaaaaataatttaaggaCTATATGACATTTGTAAGAGTTTTCTCTTGTAATTTTTCTGTTGCCATGTGATATCTTTAGCAttagaaattttgttttctgtGAATAAGTAATCTgataatatttgtgaaaagtGTGTAGCTAAATGACATTCATAAAGTTAAAGAAAGTGTTGTTTTATTGAAGAAGTTAAACatattgtcatatatatataatcttaaatcttttatatcagGTCGGCAACGTTCATCGGCATTTCGTCTATTTGTGTAGAGTAATACTGCTCGATATCTCGAAGAATCCTTATATCATCAGTTTTTACAAAGTTTATCGAAACACCTTTACGACCGAAACGTCCCGATCGACCTATTCTGTGAATGTACAATTCACGATTGTTAGGTAAATCGTAATTAATTACGAGTGACACCTGCTGAACGTCGATACCTCTCGCCCAGACGTCCGTTGTGATCAACACGCgactgtaaaaagaaaaaaatattaatacacaattctctatacaaataatatctttaaaaatggtATACTTTAgagattataaatactttaccTCTGACCAGATCGGAATTCTTTCATTATGTTGTCTCGTTCCTTTTGTGGCATGTCTCCGTGCATAGAGCACACAGTAAAATTAGCTTCTCGCATTTTTTCTGTCAACCAATCTACTTTACGCTTAGTGTTACAGAAAATAACTGCTTGTGTTATCGTTAATGTGTCATACAAGTCACAAAGTGTGTCAAATTTCCATTCTTCTCGCTCTACAGCGACAAAGAATTGTTTAATTCCTTCCAGTGTCAATTCATCACtggaaatgcaaaaaataaaataaaatacattcatGTTTTAGCAATgtgaaataaagataaatgaatatttaccGTTTGACAAGAATACGAATAGGATCTGTCATAAATTTACTGgtcatttcaagaatttcATGTGGCAAAGTGGCTGAAACTAAAACTACTTGTGTCGCCGGTGGTAGGTATCGGTATACGTCATAAATTTGCTCTTTGAAACCTTTGTTCAACATTTCGTCGGATTCGTCCAGGACTAACATTTTGATAGCTCTAGTTCTAAGTACTCTCCTCTTGATCATATCTGTTAAAAATTCACAcatattacacaaatattattataattctaccTAAGTCTATCatgaatatttgataaaaataaaacatagtaCCTACCAAACACTCTACCAGGAGTTCCCGATACAACATGTTGACCATAATCAAGCTTTCTGATATCTTCTCCAAGATTTGTGCCACCGATACAAGCATGACATTGGACGTTCATGAAATCTCCTAATGCAAGGATGACTTTCTGAATCTGAGTTGCAAGTTCCCGAGTCGGCGACAAAACCAGAACTTGAGTTTCCCGTACTTGTGTATCCAAtgattgcaatattgcaatcgAGAAGGTAGCGGTCTTTCCTGTACCAGATTGTGCTTGTGCTATCACATCTCTGCCCTTCATAATGGGTTTAATGGATCGTTGCTGAATAGCAGACGGTTTCTCAAAACCTGTATAGAAGTAGAAACATAAACTATTCTATTTCTCATGtatttgaaactttattacaaactatgctttactatataaatatcattataaacgttaat is part of the Anoplolepis gracilipes chromosome 2, ASM4749672v1, whole genome shotgun sequence genome and harbors:
- the LOC140662783 gene encoding eukaryotic initiation factor 4A-III codes for the protein MADKSRRVAQTEDLSNVEFETSEDVEVIPTFDNMGLRDELLRGIYAYGFEKPSAIQQRSIKPIMKGRDVIAQAQSGTGKTATFSIAILQSLDTQVRETQVLVLSPTRELATQIQKVILALGDFMNVQCHACIGGTNLGEDIRKLDYGQHVVSGTPGRVFDMIKRRVLRTRAIKMLVLDESDEMLNKGFKEQIYDVYRYLPPATQVVLVSATLPHEILEMTSKFMTDPIRILVKRDELTLEGIKQFFVAVEREEWKFDTLCDLYDTLTITQAVIFCNTKRKVDWLTEKMREANFTVCSMHGDMPQKERDNIMKEFRSGQSRVLITTDVWARGIDVQQVSLVINYDLPNNRELYIHRIGRSGRFGRKGVSINFVKTDDIRILRDIEQYYSTQIDEMPMNVADLI